The Dreissena polymorpha isolate Duluth1 chromosome 4, UMN_Dpol_1.0, whole genome shotgun sequence region AGAACACCATTATGTACGCCTGCACAATCTCAAGTACTGTCATCCGATGACGACAATGACCAGGTAGAAGGTGGATGTAGCGCCGTCATGGAAAACCGCATTGGGTCCTTCATTTCTGGGCAGCCTGCGGAATCAAGCAGTGACTTCACTGACGATGATGGAAGTGATGACGTTGATGCGTTTTCGCAGGATGATAGCATTTGACGTTTCCACGAATCTCGCTGTGGATGTGCTAAGAAATCCACGATAAATTTGATGCCTCCCAAATCAGAACGCACATCCTTGATACGCGGGAATAGACGAGGGAAGAAAAGGAAATGTATATTAAAGGCTGTTTGTCCGAAGGCCCCACAAATGACTCTACAAAGCGTAGGAAAAAGAGAGTGAATTAGTGGCAAAAACACATTTCGCGGTAAGGAAATATTTGCAAATACGttcagattgttatttgacataaGACGCTGTGCATTAAAATCAATAAGGCAATCATTGAACAAGACCGGTCCGGACTCACGCCGGCATGGAAATACAGGAAGTAAACCAAAACATGCTCTGGTCTTCACAAATGTCGAGCGTGTGTTCCAATTCATCTACAACTATGCGGAATAATTCGGAATTCCCCAACCTGCAGCTCCGCGTGGGAGAGACGATACGGCATCGATATACCTACACAGCGGTACAACGAAAATGAACATTCATAAGCTGTACAAAGCAAACTGTCAAGAGGCTGGCGTGCGCATCGTCGAAGAAAGCTCATTTCAGTCAATATGGAGTGCCTGCATCCCACATATAAAGGTCGCATCCCCTAGAGACGATGTGTGCGCCACCTGTGAGAAGCTGCGAAAAAAAATATGGATTCGGTATCGGAGGAGGACAAACTAGCTTCCACTGAAGAAATGCATAGtcatattgtttttgacacaaACAGAAATAGACCTTAACAACAGTCTCATTAAAAAAGCAAAAGAAATGTCACATCCAACTGAACGATCAAACCACTTCACATTTGATTTCGCGCAAAGTGTAGGCATACCGCACCATGCACGACAGATGGGGCCATTCTATTTCGCATCTTTAAGAAAAGTCCAAATTTTTGGAATGAGAATTGATGGACAATCACGTCAATTGAATTTTCCCATCGACGAAAATGAGAGCATCGGTGCAGATGGAACTAATGCTCAAGGACCAAACGCTGTCATCTCGATAATAGACTACGTGCTCAAAACCCATGGATGCGCAGATCTCTCGTGCACAATAGAAGCCGTTAATTGTCCGAGTGAGTTAAATTGTCATTGTGATCATTATAAGTTTAGACTGCGTAAAAGCCGTTTAAATCATAATATAACAAACATATTGGAATATTTTATTGGTTATATTCATCGTAATAATAATAACGCGAATCATAAATGATCATAACATATTAcagtgattttaaaatgaatgatGATGGAAGTGTGCTGGttatgacgacgacgacaacggtGGTGGTaaaagaagatgatgatggtaataATGGTGATGTTGATTCTGATGACGCTGAAGATGACCATTCAGTAAACGATGACTGATGAATATATGATCGTGATCTCTTGATCAAAGTTATTGGTGTTACTTTCAGGTCAAAACAAAAAACAGTTTGTGCTAAGCACTGCTTGGGTACTTCGCATGGCGAGTCCTGACACGGCGCCACACTTCAATCGAATATATGATGCAGGTTCCGGGTCATTCACGATGTTTGGTAGATAGTGGGCTCGCCGATTTAAAAAAAGCTACACAGataagaaacaaaacattaatagttttacaagttttatttgcaacataaatatacaagatGATAATAAGTAGTATTATTGATGATATCATAATAAATTACACGCCCGGTAAATGGTATCATTACATGTAAGTCCTTAAAACATGGCATACATGGTTTGTTTTACTTATGTTATTGAATATGCGCTTCAGACGCCCGGACTGTGACGCCATTCAGCAGCTAGAGGATATTGTCAACAAGTCGTCTAGTGCAACAGAGGCTGTGCGATATCCGACCTGGCGCTGGCGTGACTGGAAGACTTTCTTGTCTACATCTTTTAAAGCAATACCCGTGATAAGGTAGTGTGCCCAACTTTTGATAAGCTACACATTTTTCACAAGTGTtgtgtaaacatacacacaaatattTCTAAATGCACACATGTTCCCTACACATATTTGTATGATGCGAGTCACCATAATATTAAAGTGTTTATTAGTGTGTAAGAAGTCACTTGAAATTCGGCATGtctatgtttatttattaattgtaaattattatatGAGACTCAGtatgtaattattatatttaataataaaacacatgctTTTAAGAAAAACATAGCTAAAAGACATGTCTAAAGATTTGTTTCTGGCTAATGTGTTACAGGAAGTACCAGTACTCCAGATTCGACTCATCGAGGCCCGGCACGGTTTTCGCAACGGAGAAAGCAACGGACCTACCCGAGGAAGAGTTTTTCATCACGAAACACAGGGAACTCCCCTCAGCAGAACCATGCTTAATTAATCAGGCAGGGCTATCAGAGAATCGCGTGAAATATCTTACAAAACTGTCAGACCATTTGTGCGACCGTGTTATCAGGACATTACCTGTCCAACACCCACAGACTGATTGCATGTGATTACATCATGTATTCGAACATCAACCTAAACAGTTATTTTAATCCATGCGCGTGTAAATGAAGAGTTTTCCAACaagttgttttaatatttgaataagtGTTTGATATTGCGAACTTTTAACATGCTGTTAACGTCATGAATATGTCATTCCGATTGAAAATGACGCGACGTCAACAGCTTTGTTGAGTGACAGGTTGCGTATATAATGTTGTCATAGCAACGCTAAATAGTGGCGTACACATGTAATTTATACATCATTGGATTCGTGGATGAACGTACAATATAGAAACTGAAAAAAAACCCACTAAACATTGATTTATTTTGTCATTAATACAGGTTTTGTCGTGgaacggctcatatatatttatcatttttcgTTGTTCAAGAAAGTGTTTAACCTTCTGTACATGGTATAAATGCGTCGGAAAGATTGGAAACGATGGAATGATTCGTCAGAGTTCTTCTCGTACAGTAAGAGTAACGTTCGTACCAACATACTTAAGAACTCTTTCGTTatgtacacattttattatattagcacacaaaattgaatatacttAACACAAGATCCATGGATAAACCGCGTGTGGTCTTTTCATTTGAGACAATTTCGTAAAAACATCACACTCTGTGATGAAACAATGAATTAGCCATTATATAATATTAGGCGAAATTAATCTAAATTCCATTCAAAAGATGAGAGCGTGAGAGCGTGAAATTGTGCAGTTCGACACAAAACACATCTTTTGGCAATAACCATCATGCATAGAGtatgataacattattttatttaaattgttctcTGGAGCGTCATTCAATATTCACCAAAACATTTTTCATATCGTTTGACGTAGTATTTTTCCCTAAATGCATATAACTTATGATAATCGTTTCCTATGCATATTGTGTGTTCATGGTTCTGACTATCACGACATCGTCTTCTATGCATCACGAACATGAATATGCGGGTAGGCTTCTCGGAAAGGTATTACTTATTAAATACGATGTACAAATGCCCCATTCGTAGtttataacttaaaaatattgGTATCATGACGGTCCAATGAATATGTTTTAGGTCGTAAAAGCATATAATATGATATCGGTAGTTTCGTTCTGTACGTACTGATATTCAATAAACTGAATTCAGTGCAGATAATAAGCATACATTTCAAGTACATAATTATAACATTGAATTGTTTGAATTTTGTCTGATATTCATTGACAGTCGTATAATTACGTTCAAATGTTATTCAAGTGCCCTAAGACGTGTGACCTCTAATAAATATTTATACCAATATGCTCATAAACCCAGATCCACTCGAGTACAACTACAGCAAGGAGAAGTCAGTCATATTACCAAACATATTGTTTATGAGGCAATTTGCCTGTTTGATTTAAACTACGTACAAGACAAGAGATGAAACGCTGATTTTTTTTGGTTCATGACTTTACCAAAACAGTATTCTTTTAATAATTTTTCATCATAAATTGACACATTTGGTCTAGGAAATGTTCGAccaaaaaaattgtatttattatcacTGAATGTCCTTGTTCCGCGCCTTGTTTTGGCGGCGACTATGATATAAATTGTAAACCGGAGAGAAAAATCATTTAGATAATTTTccgggaaaaaaacaacaacaataattgatTATTTCTTAATAATGTAAAATTGCAACttgtattttaacaataaattatatatatatatgtatacatatatatatatatatttatatatatatatatatatatatatatatatatatatatatatatatatatatatatatatatatatatatatatatatatatatatatattatatatatatatatttatatatatatatatattgtgtgtgtcacatcatattttatattttttgctgTTCAGCTGTTCATCTTGTTTGttgcaaaagaaaaaaaactttatcATATACGACATCTATGAAATTATCTCGGTCACACAATGTTTTGTTAGGGTTCTAAGTTCTTAGAATAAAATAGAGCGGTCTGTATAAAATGTCACGGCTGAATGGAGCGTAAAATGACCTTCTTATAACTTTGTGTAGACTTTACTTCAAGATAACGTCAGAATATAAGCAAACTTTgttagaaatgtaaaaaaaataatcaggaattacaattatgttttttttctatattaaggGTTTGAAACTGAAAACGCAGAAAAAGTACACATAAAAGCTCTTATCGAATCGGATAACAACAGATTTTACTTTTTGTAGAGTGCTTAAAGGCccggtctcactatgatgccggttcATGATCCGGgatccaccgggatgaaccgtggctCTACCGAgctgaaccggggctccaccggggacaACCAgagctccaccgggaaagtattaaaatgtttaatacatccGGGATGAaccgaccggcgtggcaccggaATCAACCGGGACGGTAACGGGAACACAACCGGTGCACCGTAGCTCCATAACGCCCAGGTTTTTTCGCCGGTGGTTCCCGGGTGGAGCCccgtgaatgccggcagagttcCGGTATATCTACGGTATATTGGTCAAATCCGCCCTCTTCCAGGACGCCACCTGCATtcaccggggctctgccggggcatTACCTGCGACGGCCGTGgataaaccggggcgttgccgtagctctgcctgCGTCTGATGCCGGTAATGTCCCGGTGAGTGCCGTCGGAGTTACattataccggggctctgccgggacgctgccggctttcaccggagCTCCATTAGGGGCATTACCGGTGACAACAGGGGCCCtaccggggcttcaccgggataaaccgtaacTTGTCTGgagttgaccgggactctgccggcttgttgaccggcttcaaccggggcggaaATAGTGCAAAAgaattctacgaatcatcccggttctcgcggatcgaccggcgttagcaaaccgggatggggCGGGAcactaccggcaatagtgagacttgggcttaacgTAGCGCTCATATGGGTGAGTAAGTGTTTTAATGGTTATATATGTGTGTATGCGGCTAATTTAGTACCAGGTGAAACAACATACCGATGTGCATTACGTACACCAGTGAATGACATCACTTGAGTATAATagtttgcttcaataacttttttatttttaaataagttgGTGTTATCATACAGCTTTTCACGACTCTCGTCATTTGATGCTTAGCTTGTTTATAATGAGGCTTATAAAGACTTATACTTCTGCCACGAAATAGTTTCCGCCGTTTCTTACGCTTTTTCGCATCCTGATATTCGCTGATTGCAAAAAACGCTTCGGCCTTCTTTCCATGTCGTCAAACGTGTCCAGCTGTTGTAatgaccatacgggcaagtcGTATTATAAACAGAGAAACTAATGGTTCTGAATGGATATACAACACAGATAGAAAAAAGATctattaaatcaaaatgaacTACACGGTAACAATTCGACATACATCGGAAAACTGGTAAAATCACACACAATGTGCGGGAACAAAAACTATCAGGTGACCACAAATACGAACGACCACGGCTATTTTGCGGACAAAACGTCAATCGAAGgcatgttttcttatattttttctgttttagCAGAACACATGTAACAATGTGTTGGCGCACCGTACGCAGTGCGAATTCTTCTTTTTCATGTGCGGGAACAAAAACTTTCACGTGACCACAAGGCGAACGACCACGGCTATTTTGCGGACAAAACGTCAATTGAAGGTATGTTTTCTTATAATTTCTCTGTTTTAGCAGAGCACATGTAACAATTTCTTGGCGCACCGTACGCAGAGCGAATTTTTCTTTTCATTGGTGTATTGCTTATATTTTAAGGTATAATACTTTTTTAGaacattcaaagacaaatatCGAACTCGACGATGCAGACGACCACACCTTTTTTTATCAATACCTGTGTTTGTTGTTAAATCGATTAAAACAAAGGTTTTATTACCGTCCGTATGCGTAATGTTTTCATATAATACCAaatattagttttattattttatattttttttccaaaagattatgcatttatctttccaatgatgtatgatgatatagtgggtatgcgcttgatcatggtaaaaatttatatcgaacttcaactattttatatgtaatatagaaggaaattaattgcgcatgcgtaacctctatgcatagaatgtggttcccgatctaatttactcctcagtcagaacggtatcatttcattttggtccACGATAATtgccgatgttgacacaacgggctccccgctgcattgttgagaatcgatatacgtATACATATTCGATTAAACCCGAATCAACTAACTTCAAGCATTtaatttttgctatcagttcatctcttgtgtggcactatggaaaaacctttttcattgaagcactttttaaatggcagctgaaatacacatataataaacatgttttgtgggccaagcttagaagattttgatcgtggctgtacagtGTGCGCTTAACAGTGGCGTGACGGAAAAGAGATTAATGACTGCCTATAAGCCAAgggcaaaaataaacaaaataacttttaaatacattatgtaaaacaaaagtgattgctcTGTTGTGTACAAGAATGCTTGTTATAGcgatttaacactacatatacaatttattattaatggtgattcttttaacataaatactccttaaaattatcggatttttatttttactcatcaattaaaaatatcatgagtgaaatacccctcggctgaaaaaatgttatctggagctctggatatACCTGCTACGATTAAGTGTACTTCAGCAAGGCGAATCTGATTTGAGGTTCAAAGATTTAGTACGAGTAGTGCAGCCGTGATATTTATCTTACCTTCTTGGCACAACTGTATTTAGTTTACATCAAAAGAGCTTATCGATGTGCTTGTGTTGacgttatatattttacattgaataaaGCGAGAGACGTTGGCTATTTGTGTGCACATTAAGATGAAAGCTCATTTAAGTTTATATTTGTCATTTGTCATTCCTTGTCAAAGGCTTATTTTAAGCATATTTGATCTTCGTTTAACTAATTGCTTTCAATTAAcgttatataaataatttcatttcgattcgaaaaaaaattcctttaagtaaaccAATCAACAAAATTAAGTTGTTAATCGAAGGCGTTAAAAACGCATATTGCTTCATTACCTGCTATAAAACTTGTGTAGatattccaaaatattttcacGACGTAACTTTGGAAAATTAATGATTTTGTTATTCAAACATCATACTTAACATTTCAGTCTGTTTGCAAATACCACATGTATTATCCAAATTATTGAATACAAATCGAAACAACCGACTCATTGCGTGACGATTATCAATTAAGTGTACACTATTTTGGTATTTTATTCATAGTCAGAAAGTTATTTTATACGTCTTTTTTTCTGGAATAAGTCGgcatttcattaatttatttacgATCGCTTGTTAAAGGCTGATGTTTCCTCAGCGTGTTAGACTGACAATTCAAACTTTTACGCAGTTTCacattaaaaaactttttttatcaggccccaaatgttattattttgttaattacaataaattatggTATATTTAGCCCAATTCCTGATTGTCAAACGATAACATTTTGGCGAATATATCATTGCAGTAAAATCAGAATGTTTAACCAATGGTTTATTTGTGATGACTATGAGATGTCTGTCATTATTTGTgtaataaaaatagtaaaatattaaGTGTATGAGTCTATCACAGCCTAATATAACGTACCATGCGCTTTGCCTATttatattattgatttatatgaatatatatttagtGCTACCGTAACAAAGAATTatgtaaaaaattatattatttaaaatgtttattcacATGTTCTTAAGTCATATTACTATGAACAAAAAAGCAATTAATCCGTGCCACATGACTAAAATGTTAACGTACAATTAAACTCACCgtgttaaaataaagaataaaaaaaacattgcaaattgAAGTTGTTTAAGGATCTGCACAGAATAATATCCATCACTAAAATATACCTTATAAAAACTTgacacaaaaatccataatgtaTCAAATTTACCACATGGCGAAGTTTTTCGCTTTGGTTTTAGTGTTTTTAATGATGGCACATATACAAGTATGTCCGAAATCATCGCGTGAAAATAGTATACCAAAACGTAAATTACAGAAACATACTAATGAGAGAATGTCTTCGCCACCAATTTATAATAGTCATCTTTATATGTGCGACCATGATGTCACACAGTGATTACAATCGTTAGCGATCTTGCAgagataataagtatttatatttttacataaaGTTAAAACAACATGTTTCAATAATGATAACACTACTTAtcaaatatcatattaaataCAGGTGATTTTTGAATGCATGCTATGATGCTATGTTCTGAAATACTGTCAACACGAAGGAATTTTACTGATATTTACCGCCTCAGAAAGttgtaattatgttgttccgCCGCACAATATACCTATTGATTATTACAATCGCAATTAAATCAAATTTCTTTTCTTAATTTATTAGCATGTTTTGAGGTAATGTTGAGCGTGCTGCGCCTTTAAAGTCGGCGACTCCTCCGTAAATCATGTGTATGGTTCATGTTGTTTTGTATATCTTTTACATTAGTCTTAATTACTAACATCAGTTCTTTCCGCTTCAGCGCGGCCACGCTTTGGAATTCTCTACCGCAAAACTTCAGAGACCAATCGAACTACAATTGCTTCCGAAGTTTGGTCAGCGCATGAAGTGGAGAGAGTTGCGCTTGTTCTTGCTGTTCCCCAGTTACATAGCCATATTTATGTAGGTGTacttttattgtttgcatttagTTTCATTTGTACTGGTCTTTATTTATATTTGCTTGCACGTCCCTTGTTTTCgtctgtttgttttgtttttatgtgtagTTATCATCCCTTTTCCCGATTCTATTGCCATAAGAGCGTGAGTTTTGTTTTTGCATAATTTGTGTGCACGTAATTGCTGCTTTTCATTTtttaactatgaaatatattcCAATTGTGTAATGCACTTGTACGGTAGTAACTTATCAGTTCTTTGCCTATCTGATTAAGGGGGATATATTTTTTAGACTTTTCTTACTTGTCGCACTTTTGTGCTTATTTTCCTTTTTCAGTTTTCAATGTATTTCGTTGTATTGCAGTTTTTAGACCAAGTTCAAGATCAGCAACTTCCActcaaatttaaatttaatttataatgtcTTCCTATTATATTTGTGATGTTTGTAGTCTGTCAGTTCTTTCTTTCAATTATGTCTctgtattaatatatttgtttttaaatacctCATGTCTAAATAGTCTATAGGATTTATTATGTATCATTAAATGCtgctgttttgttttaaatattcatgttattattgtcattattataaATGTCGGTTAATATCTATACAcagctaatgtttctttgttacacatgtaccgacttaaaataaaatttgacttgattttgatttgaaatttgatttattaaacTCAAGCTCTTACACTTTGGTTCTAATTACAAAAAATGAACTTCTATATAAGCATGAACGAAATGCgccaaaaatatttgttttaaagagaGTGGCATACTAACCGCTTACaagtatacaatatataaattaaacCGTGACACATGCGCACTGGAACCTCACTTTCCATAAAGGCTTTACTACATAAGTACATTTCATAAGGGTCAGTAAGATATGTTACACgcaatttttcaaaacaaatcaGTGCATATGTTCACTTTACATTTCCTTATTTTTCAACAATCATTAAAAGCGCCCTCGTTCTAGAAAAATAAAGGGCACACAATACTACTCGACTATTGGTATGCATAACTAACAATAAAAGGTTAGAACTTAATAACATACAACCGCCATACGTATTGTATTGCCGTATGTTTTACAGTTGTTTTTCTTCGTACTGTGTCACATATGTAACTGAATTGTCAATGCTGTGTGGTATGCATCGACAGCCGTATCATTATGTAAACACATTATTCAAGTGCCTTAAGAAGTGTGGCCTcttatgaatatttatatcaatatgctcATCAAGATAGATCCACTTTAGTACAAATACAAAAAAGAGAAGATATTACCATACATGTCTCTTCTTTATGAGATCAATCGCCTGTTTGATCACAAGTACATTGGAGATAAGAGATGAACCGCTGGATTTGTTTTGAGTTTATGACTTTACCAAGTCATAGTAAACAATTCTTTATTATAAAAGGACAAATTTGGTCTAGGGCATGTTCGGCCAACCAAattatatgttttgttgtaatGGAATATCGTTGTTCCGCGCTTTATATTGGCGGCGACTACGATTTAAAGTGCAAACCGGCGCGAAACAGCATAACTATAATATTTCTGGACAACAAACAGTACCAATTGATGATTTAAAAATACTGTTAATTTGCAACTTGTACtcaagaaattaatttttaatatatatattttttaacataatacTTGGGTGtaaacatttaattgtttatgcTGTTCAGATGTACATTATCTTTGCTG contains the following coding sequences:
- the LOC127876855 gene encoding uncharacterized protein LOC127876855, which codes for MLLNMRFRRPDCDAIQQLEDIVNKSSSATEAVRYPTWRWRDWKTFLSTSFKAIPVIRKYQYSRFDSSRPGTVFATEKATDLPEEEFFITKHRELPSAEPCLINQAGLSENRVKYLTKLSDHLCDRVIRTLPVQHPQTDCM